The proteins below come from a single Zhouia spongiae genomic window:
- a CDS encoding Glu/Leu/Phe/Val dehydrogenase dimerization domain-containing protein, whose amino-acid sequence MKELLKQYEEKHPEIVFHWNDPETNAEGWTVINSLRGGAAGGGTRMRVGLDMNEVTSLAKTMEVKFTVSGPGIGGAKSGINFDPKDPRKKGVLERWYKAVSPLLKSYYGTGGDLNVDEIHEVIPITEDCGVWHPQEGVFNGHFKPTEADKINRIGQLRQGVIKVIESNAYSPDVMRKYTVADMITGYGVAVSAKHYYDIYGGSIAGKKAIVQGFGNVGAAAAYYLAQMGAKIVAIVDVVGGVINEEGFSFEEIKSFYLDKKGNNLNAENLIPFEEMNETVWNIPAEIFAPCAASRLITREQIESMINKGLEVVSCGANVPFADKEIFFGPIMEYTDRQISLIPDFISNCGMARVFAYFMERRVAMTDDAIFEDTSSTIKKALLNTFKQSAAKTNISSTAFEIALKQLV is encoded by the coding sequence ATGAAAGAATTATTAAAACAATACGAAGAAAAACACCCTGAAATAGTGTTTCATTGGAATGATCCGGAAACTAATGCGGAAGGGTGGACCGTTATAAATTCGCTTAGGGGCGGAGCTGCCGGTGGCGGTACCAGGATGAGAGTAGGTTTGGATATGAATGAAGTAACCTCTCTGGCTAAGACAATGGAAGTGAAGTTTACCGTTTCCGGCCCTGGAATCGGAGGTGCGAAATCAGGGATTAACTTTGATCCTAAAGATCCGCGTAAAAAAGGTGTTCTGGAACGTTGGTATAAAGCCGTTTCACCTTTGTTGAAAAGTTATTACGGAACAGGAGGCGATCTCAATGTAGACGAAATACACGAAGTTATCCCGATTACGGAAGATTGTGGCGTGTGGCATCCGCAGGAAGGGGTCTTTAACGGACATTTTAAACCGACTGAGGCCGATAAGATAAACCGCATCGGGCAATTGCGCCAGGGAGTGATAAAAGTAATCGAGAGCAATGCGTATTCTCCGGATGTGATGAGGAAATATACCGTTGCAGATATGATCACCGGATATGGTGTGGCTGTGTCAGCCAAACATTATTATGATATTTACGGAGGATCAATAGCAGGAAAAAAAGCTATTGTACAGGGGTTTGGTAATGTGGGTGCAGCTGCGGCCTATTATTTGGCTCAGATGGGCGCTAAGATAGTAGCTATTGTAGATGTAGTTGGAGGGGTTATCAATGAAGAAGGGTTTAGTTTTGAAGAAATTAAATCGTTCTACCTTGATAAAAAAGGAAATAACCTGAATGCTGAAAATCTGATTCCTTTTGAGGAGATGAATGAAACGGTATGGAATATTCCTGCTGAAATATTTGCGCCATGTGCAGCATCCCGTTTGATAACAAGAGAGCAGATAGAAAGTATGATAAATAAAGGCCTGGAAGTTGTGTCATGTGGTGCCAATGTGCCTTTCGCCGACAAAGAGATATTTTTCGGGCCTATAATGGAGTATACCGATAGGCAGATCAGTCTGATCCCTGACTTTATCTCTAACTGTGGAATGGCAAGAGTTTTTGCCTATTTTATGGAAAGAAGGGTGGCGATGACCGATGATGCTATTTTTGAAGATACTTCAAGTACTATTAAAAAGGCATTGTTAAATACTTTTAAGCAGAGTGCGGCAAAAACGAATATCAGCAGCACTGCATTTGAAATAGCATTAAAACAATTAGTATAA
- the nhaD gene encoding sodium:proton antiporter NhaD, producing METIILVVFVLGYLAITLEHSLKVDKLVPALAMMAVLWALIALNVDVFPSWYDSAKQSILENFSLLGHEEKIHMLEETLLHHLGKTAEILVFLLGAMTIVEIIDYFDGFSTIKGYIKTRSKRKLLWIITALGFVLSAIIDNLTATIVLITILQKVIKDKELRLWFAGLIVIAANAGGAWSPIGDVTTTMLWIAKKVSVAQLIEHVFIPSLLCYIVPTFIASRMKVFSGSIEFEDEAPSKSRHASIMFYLGLGAIVFVPIFKTVTHLPPYVGMMLSLAVVATLAEIYSNKKFSLTEIGGESQAHSHHSPVHSALGRIEMPSILFFLGILLAVAALESLGMLFHFAGTLNETMPKLGTEMHATHLSDIVVMLLGAGSAVIDNVPLVAASIGMFQIPMDEPAWHFIAYSAGTGGSMLIIGSAAGVVAMGMEKINFFWYLKKIGWLAAIGFLAGGAGFILLRNLVLNA from the coding sequence ATGGAAACCATTATTCTTGTAGTATTTGTATTAGGATATCTGGCAATTACGTTAGAGCATAGCCTAAAGGTAGATAAATTAGTGCCGGCATTGGCCATGATGGCGGTGCTGTGGGCATTAATTGCTTTAAATGTTGATGTTTTTCCTTCCTGGTACGACTCGGCAAAGCAATCTATATTAGAGAATTTTTCTTTGCTGGGACATGAAGAAAAAATTCATATGTTGGAAGAGACCCTTCTACATCACTTGGGGAAAACGGCAGAAATATTAGTGTTCCTTTTGGGAGCGATGACCATTGTTGAGATTATCGATTATTTTGATGGGTTCTCTACGATTAAAGGATATATTAAAACAAGAAGCAAAAGAAAGCTTTTATGGATAATCACGGCTCTTGGCTTTGTGCTTTCTGCGATTATAGACAACCTTACCGCAACAATCGTTTTAATAACAATCTTACAGAAGGTCATTAAGGATAAAGAACTTCGTTTGTGGTTTGCGGGGCTGATCGTTATTGCAGCAAATGCAGGAGGTGCCTGGTCTCCGATTGGAGATGTTACAACAACAATGCTCTGGATTGCTAAAAAAGTCAGTGTAGCCCAATTAATCGAACACGTGTTTATTCCTTCGTTATTGTGTTATATAGTGCCTACTTTTATAGCATCCAGGATGAAAGTGTTTAGCGGGAGCATTGAATTTGAAGATGAGGCGCCGTCAAAATCCAGACATGCCTCTATTATGTTTTATTTAGGTTTGGGGGCTATTGTTTTTGTTCCTATATTTAAAACGGTGACCCATTTGCCTCCTTACGTCGGAATGATGTTGTCGCTGGCGGTTGTGGCCACTTTGGCAGAGATATACAGTAATAAGAAATTCAGTCTGACAGAAATAGGAGGTGAAAGTCAGGCGCATTCACATCATAGTCCGGTTCATAGTGCTTTAGGAAGGATTGAAATGCCAAGTATTCTGTTCTTTTTAGGAATCTTATTGGCTGTAGCAGCACTGGAATCATTAGGGATGTTATTCCATTTCGCAGGGACATTGAATGAAACAATGCCTAAATTAGGAACGGAAATGCATGCTACGCATTTGTCTGATATCGTAGTGATGCTTCTTGGTGCGGGGTCTGCTGTTATTGATAATGTACCTCTGGTAGCGGCAAGTATAGGGATGTTCCAGATTCCTATGGATGAGCCGGCGTGGCATTTTATTGCTTATTCGGCAGGAACAGGAGGTAGTATGCTGATCATAGGTTCTGCAGCCGGAGTTGTGGCTATGGGAATGGAAAAAATTAATTTCTTCTGGTATTTGAAGAAGATAGGTTGGTTGGCAGCTATTGGTTTTTTGGCCGGTGGGGCAGGATTTATACTTTTAAGGAATTTAGTGTTGAATGCATAA
- a CDS encoding MotA/TolQ/ExbB proton channel family protein codes for MLLFQEAAQEVAEEVLSEEKTLSVVDLIMNGGVASIVIIAVLFVLLAVALYIYFERLLAIKAASRVDKNFMNQIRDHVSNGKLDAARLLCAQTDSPVARLTEKGISRVGKPLEDINKAIENAGTLEVYKLEKNVSILATVAGAAPMIGFLGTVIGMILAFHQMATSGGQAEMGLLASGIYTAMTTTVAGLVVGIIAYIGYNHLVVRTDKVVHNMEANAVDFLDLLNEPI; via the coding sequence ATGCTATTATTTCAAGAAGCTGCACAAGAGGTTGCAGAAGAAGTGCTTTCTGAAGAGAAAACACTTTCGGTAGTAGATCTTATCATGAACGGCGGTGTCGCCAGTATTGTTATCATTGCAGTGCTTTTTGTGCTACTGGCAGTGGCACTTTATATTTATTTTGAAAGATTGCTGGCTATTAAGGCCGCATCCAGAGTCGATAAGAATTTTATGAATCAGATCAGGGACCATGTGTCGAATGGCAAGTTAGATGCCGCACGCTTGTTGTGTGCCCAGACAGATTCACCGGTGGCCAGATTAACCGAAAAAGGGATTTCCCGTGTCGGTAAACCTTTGGAAGATATAAATAAGGCTATTGAAAATGCGGGGACTTTAGAGGTGTATAAACTTGAAAAGAATGTGAGTATATTGGCTACTGTAGCCGGAGCTGCACCCATGATCGGTTTTCTCGGAACTGTTATTGGTATGATTTTGGCGTTCCATCAAATGGCAACAAGTGGAGGGCAGGCTGAAATGGGGCTACTGGCAAGTGGTATATATACGGCTATGACAACTACTGTGGCAGGTTTGGTTGTGGGTATTATAGCTTATATCGGTTACAACCACCTGGTGGTCAGAACAGATAAAGTAGTGCATAATATGGAAGCGAATGCAGTAGATTTCCTTGATCTTTTAAACGAGCCGATCTAA
- a CDS encoding ExbD/TolR family protein, whose protein sequence is MKLKGRNKVSPEFSMSSMTDIVFLLLVFFMLTSNAPNALDLLLPKAKGKSTNTQNVAVSINRNLEFFVDSEKVNPEFLETELKRKLKGVDKPTVILRAEESVPIENAVNVMDIANRNNYKVILAVRPQ, encoded by the coding sequence ATGAAATTAAAGGGAAGAAATAAAGTGTCGCCCGAGTTTAGTATGAGCTCAATGACGGATATAGTGTTTCTGCTATTGGTGTTTTTCATGCTGACTTCGAATGCGCCCAATGCGCTGGACCTTTTACTGCCGAAAGCAAAGGGCAAATCTACCAATACCCAGAATGTTGCGGTAAGTATAAACAGGAATCTGGAGTTCTTTGTCGATAGTGAAAAAGTAAACCCCGAATTTCTTGAAACGGAATTAAAGCGTAAACTCAAAGGGGTCGATAAGCCAACGGTCATCCTTAGGGCAGAAGAGAGTGTGCCTATTGAAAATGCAGTTAACGTAATGGATATAGCAAACAGGAATAATTATAAAGTAATTTTAGCAGTAAGGCCACAGTGA
- a CDS encoding energy transducer TonB, which translates to MSLVDTTHKRKSLAITTSLLVALLLLMFYVGLSYLDPPVENGITVNFGTTDYGSGNRQPAERVKTAPQPVQEQPEEVKPVESEKQMEDVVTSNDEEAPVIPPKKSTPKETPKTEPKKEEVKKVVEEPKKPSRSTTDALSSIINGPKNDGKASGSEGDDHVAGDKGRPDGNPYASSYFGSGSGSGVGYGLNGRSLVSKEKFIQDCNESGRVVVQIEVDRSGKVIRATPGVKGTTNNHPCLLEPAKRTAMSHRWNLDQEAPSRQIGFVVVNFRLGE; encoded by the coding sequence ATGTCGTTAGTAGATACAACACATAAAAGAAAATCATTAGCTATTACCACGAGTTTGTTAGTGGCATTATTGCTTTTGATGTTCTATGTCGGGTTATCTTATCTGGATCCGCCTGTGGAAAACGGAATTACTGTAAATTTTGGGACTACAGATTATGGTTCCGGAAACCGACAGCCTGCAGAGCGCGTGAAAACTGCGCCTCAGCCGGTGCAGGAGCAACCAGAGGAAGTTAAGCCAGTCGAGTCTGAGAAGCAGATGGAGGATGTGGTTACAAGCAATGATGAAGAGGCTCCTGTTATTCCTCCAAAGAAATCAACGCCCAAAGAAACGCCTAAAACTGAGCCTAAAAAAGAAGAGGTGAAGAAAGTTGTAGAAGAGCCTAAAAAGCCTTCCAGAAGTACAACGGATGCTTTATCGAGTATTATCAATGGTCCCAAGAATGACGGAAAGGCTTCAGGTAGTGAAGGTGATGATCATGTAGCTGGTGATAAAGGCCGGCCGGATGGCAATCCATATGCCAGTAGTTATTTCGGAAGCGGATCGGGAAGCGGGGTCGGTTATGGGTTGAATGGAAGGTCTCTGGTGTCCAAAGAAAAGTTTATTCAGGATTGTAATGAGTCCGGCAGGGTAGTGGTGCAGATTGAAGTGGACAGGTCCGGAAAAGTTATCAGGGCAACTCCGGGGGTTAAGGGGACGACCAATAATCATCCATGCCTTTTGGAACCGGCAAAGCGTACAGCGATGTCCCACCGCTGGAACCTCGATCAGGAAGCGCCTTCCCGTCAGATCGGTTTTGTTGTTGTTAATTTCAGACTAGGCGAATAA
- a CDS encoding bifunctional folylpolyglutamate synthase/dihydrofolate synthase, whose product MTYQETLDWMFSQLPMYQKEGKAAFKAKLDNIQALSKHLGHPETRFKSIHVAGTNGKGSTSHMLASILQEAGYKVGLYTSPHLKDFRERIRINGTEISEADVIRFVDVNKSFFETQELSFFEMTVGMAFDYFAAQQVDISIIEVGLGGRLDSTNIITPEVSVITNIGLDHTDMLGETLQEIAYEKGGIIKKGVPVVISEYHEETFPVFKEIAAAQQSQILLAGDTERSYTTDLLGDYQEKNIRGVVAAIRLLQGFIIEEKHIESGLGNVVKNTGLLGRWQVLGHFPLVIADTAHNREGLLLVLKQLKRLSYKNLHIVLGVVRDKKLSDILPLFPHKAQYYFCQPKISRALSAAELRTEANEFFLKGDAYASVNEAYKKALKNASKQDLVYIGGSNFVVAEIL is encoded by the coding sequence ATGACATATCAGGAAACACTGGACTGGATGTTCAGTCAGTTGCCGATGTACCAGAAAGAGGGCAAGGCTGCATTTAAAGCTAAACTAGATAATATTCAGGCGCTGTCGAAGCATTTAGGTCATCCTGAGACACGTTTTAAAAGTATTCATGTGGCCGGTACTAACGGGAAAGGATCTACGAGCCATATGTTGGCTTCAATTCTGCAGGAAGCCGGTTATAAAGTGGGTCTGTATACCTCTCCTCACTTAAAGGATTTTCGCGAGCGGATCAGAATCAATGGAACGGAAATCTCAGAAGCGGATGTGATCAGGTTTGTAGATGTAAATAAAAGCTTTTTTGAAACTCAGGAGCTTTCTTTCTTCGAAATGACCGTAGGGATGGCTTTCGATTATTTTGCGGCTCAGCAAGTGGATATTTCGATAATTGAAGTAGGTTTAGGTGGAAGACTGGATTCAACCAATATCATCACACCGGAAGTATCCGTAATCACCAACATAGGACTAGATCATACCGATATGTTGGGTGAGACCTTACAAGAAATAGCCTATGAAAAGGGAGGTATTATAAAAAAAGGTGTCCCGGTCGTCATAAGCGAATATCATGAAGAAACATTCCCTGTGTTTAAAGAGATTGCCGCCGCGCAGCAGTCGCAAATTTTATTGGCAGGAGACACGGAACGCTCATATACTACCGATCTGTTAGGTGATTATCAGGAAAAGAATATAAGAGGAGTGGTGGCCGCTATTCGGTTATTGCAAGGCTTTATAATTGAAGAGAAGCACATTGAGAGCGGTCTTGGGAACGTCGTTAAAAATACGGGCCTTTTGGGAAGATGGCAGGTCTTAGGGCATTTTCCTTTGGTTATAGCGGATACTGCACATAACAGGGAGGGACTGCTCCTGGTTCTTAAACAATTAAAAAGGTTATCATATAAAAATTTACATATTGTCCTGGGTGTTGTAAGGGATAAGAAATTAAGTGATATTTTGCCATTGTTCCCTCATAAGGCACAATATTATTTTTGTCAGCCAAAAATTTCTAGAGCACTGTCTGCGGCTGAGTTGCGAACAGAAGCGAATGAGTTTTTTCTGAAAGGAGATGCATATGCTTCTGTTAATGAAGCATATAAAAAAGCATTGAAAAATGCTTCAAAACAGGATCTGGTTTATATAGGGGGCAGTAATTTTGTTGTGGCTGAAATATTATAG
- a CDS encoding helix-turn-helix domain-containing protein: MLLCLKFFSITFASIHEITGVEDIYYVHNLFFNILFLLAGLSGLVLSARLFFRSRKSTALSYLTIFVLAISMAILELVLYWSADWQYDPVVPLYRLLFFLWAPSVYLFFKKKLHPETYLITTRALLVHYSLFFLCFVSVWYVQSSALQDKAPIYVFFDFVANRVWFKAVVLLVYFILMCSDYLKMNNRLSSYHKKYIVALFVYYLNLIGLLVARAVLDHEPWFVYVSSYAFAVLFALFILFTGLVAFFDEKVLMETFYNPDKERRARKTTDANAIAIGMKGGFDPGFHDIAFLKDRSSQKYKNSGLTESMVSQLKSNLLKLLEEDKVYFESDITLDKLAHLLNTDRYSASQVINQEFGKSFYELLNDYRVEEVKRLLAGTMFNESVIQVAYSVGFSNRVSFNKAFKKRTGKTPTEYMIDARKELGT; this comes from the coding sequence ATGCTACTTTGTTTAAAGTTTTTTTCGATTACTTTTGCGTCAATACATGAAATTACAGGTGTTGAAGATATCTATTATGTGCATAACCTGTTTTTTAATATTCTTTTTCTTCTTGCGGGTTTATCCGGTTTGGTTTTAAGTGCCCGTCTGTTCTTTAGGTCTCGAAAAAGTACAGCGCTCTCTTATTTAACTATTTTTGTGTTGGCTATTTCTATGGCTATACTAGAGCTTGTTTTGTATTGGTCTGCAGATTGGCAGTACGATCCGGTTGTCCCCTTGTATCGATTGTTGTTCTTTTTGTGGGCGCCTTCCGTTTATTTATTTTTTAAAAAGAAATTGCATCCCGAAACATATTTGATTACAACAAGAGCACTGCTCGTTCATTATAGTTTGTTCTTCTTGTGTTTTGTTTCTGTGTGGTATGTTCAGTCATCTGCTCTTCAGGATAAAGCTCCGATTTACGTTTTTTTTGATTTTGTGGCCAACAGGGTTTGGTTCAAGGCTGTTGTGTTGTTGGTTTATTTTATTTTAATGTGTAGTGATTATCTTAAAATGAATAACAGGCTTTCGTCATACCATAAAAAGTATATTGTAGCCTTGTTTGTATATTATCTGAATTTAATTGGTTTGTTGGTAGCAAGAGCTGTGTTAGATCATGAACCTTGGTTTGTTTATGTTTCGAGCTATGCCTTTGCTGTTCTTTTTGCATTGTTTATCCTTTTTACCGGGTTGGTTGCTTTTTTTGATGAAAAAGTTCTTATGGAGACTTTTTATAATCCTGATAAAGAAAGAAGAGCTCGCAAGACGACTGATGCCAATGCCATTGCTATAGGTATGAAAGGTGGCTTCGATCCGGGTTTCCATGATATTGCTTTTTTAAAAGATAGATCGTCCCAAAAGTATAAGAACAGCGGGCTTACTGAAAGTATGGTGTCGCAGCTTAAATCGAATCTTTTGAAATTGCTTGAAGAGGATAAAGTGTATTTCGAGAGTGACATTACGTTAGATAAGCTGGCTCATTTGCTGAATACAGATCGGTATAGTGCGTCTCAGGTGATTAACCAGGAATTTGGTAAAAGTTTTTATGAGCTATTAAACGACTATAGGGTAGAGGAGGTTAAACGTTTGTTGGCGGGGACAATGTTTAATGAAAGTGTAATCCAGGTGGCTTATAGTGTCGGTTTTAGCAATCGGGTTTCTTTTAATAAGGCTTTTAAGAAGCGAACAGGAAAAACGCCTACGGAATATATGATTGATGCGAGGAAGGAATTGGGGACCTGA